In Rhinolophus ferrumequinum isolate MPI-CBG mRhiFer1 chromosome 7, mRhiFer1_v1.p, whole genome shotgun sequence, the following proteins share a genomic window:
- the FZD9 gene encoding frizzled-9 isoform X1, with product MAVPPLRRALLLWQLLAAGGAALEIGRFDPERGRGPAPCQAVEIPMCRGIGYNLTRMPNLLGHTSQGEAAAELAEFAPLVQYGCHSHLRFFLCSLYAPMCTDQVSTPIPACRPMCEQARLRCAPIMEQFNFGWPDSLDCARLPTRNDPHALCMEAPENATAGPAEPHKGLGMLPVAPRPARPPGDAAPDPGGGGTCENPEKFQYVEKSRSCAPRCGPGVEVFWSRRDKDFALVWMAVWSALCFFSTAFTVLTFLLEPHRFQYPERPIIFLSMCYNVYSLAFLIRAVAGAQSVACDQEAGALYVIQEGLENTGCTLVFLLLYYFGMASSLWWVVLTLTWFLAAGKKWGHEAIEAHGSYFHMAAWGLPALKTIVILTLRKVAGDELTGLCYVASMDAAALTGFVLVPLSCYLVLGTSFLLTGFVALFHIRKIMKTGGTNTEKLEKLMVKIGVFSILYTVPATCVIVCYVYERLNMDFWRLRATEQPCSPASMPGGRRDCSLKGGSVPTVAVFMLKIFMSLVVGITSGVWVWSSKTFQTWQSLCHRKMAAGRARAKACRAPGGYGRGTHCHYKAPTVVLHMTKTDPSLENPTHL from the coding sequence ATGGCCGTGCCGCCGCTCCGCCGGGCGCTGCTGCTGTGGCAGCTGCTGGCGGCGGGCGGCGCCGCGCTGGAGATCGGCCGCTTCGACCCGGAGCGCGGGCGCGGGCCGGCGCCGTGCCAGGCTGTGGAGATTCCCATGTGTCGCGGCATCGGCTACAACCTGACCCGCATGCCCAACTTGCTGGGCCACACGTCGCAGGGCGAGGCGGCCGCCGAGCTGGCCGAGTTTGCGCCTCTCGTGCAGTACGGCTGCCACAGCCACCTGCGCTTCTTCCTGTGCTCGCTCTACGCGCCCATGTGCACTGACCAGGTCTCGACGCCCATCCCCGCCTGCCGGCCCATGTGCGAGCAAGCGCGCCTGCGCTGCGCGCCCATCATGGAGCAGTTCAACTTCGGCTGGCCGGACTCGCTCGACTGCGCCAGGCTGCCCACGCGCAACGACCCTCACGCGCTCTGCATGGAGGCGCCGGAGAACGCCACGGCCGGCCCGGCAGAGCCCCACAAGGGCCTGGGCATGCTGCCCGTGGCGCCGCGGCCCGCACGGCCCCCCGGAGACGCAGCCCCGGACCCAGGCGGCGGGGGCACCTGCGAGAACCCCGAGAAGTTCCAGTACGTGGAGAAGAGCCGCTCGTGCGCGCCGCGCTGCGGGCCGGGTGTCGAAGTGTTCTGGTCGCGACGTGACAAGGACTTCGCACTCGTCTGGATGGCCGTGTGGTCAGCTCTGTGCTTCTTCTCCACGGCCTTCACCGTACTCACCTTCCTGCTGGAGCCTCACCGCTTCCAGTACCCCGAGCGCCCCATCATCTTCCTCTCGATGTGCTACAACGTCTACTCGCTGGCCTTTCTCATCCGCGCTGTGGCCGGGGCCCAGAGCGTGGCCTGCGACCAGGAGGCGGGTGCGCTCTACGTGATCCAGGAGGGCCTGGAGAACACTGGCTGCACGCTGGTCTTCTTGCTGCTCTACTACTTCGGTATGGCCAGTTCGCTGTGGTGGGTGGTGTTAACACTCACCTGGTTCCTGGCGGCCGGCAAGAAATGGGGCCACGAAGCCATTGAGGCCCACGGCAGCTACTTCCACATGGCGGCCTGGGGCCTCCCGGCCCTCAAGACTATTGTTATCCTGACGCTGCGCAAGGTGGCCGGGGACGAGCTGACTGGGCTCTGCTACGTGGCCAGCATGGACGCAGCAGCACTCACCGGCTTCGTACTGGTGCCCCTCTCCTGCTACTTGGTGCTGGGCACCAGCTTCCTCCTGACTGGCTTCGTGGCCCTCTTCCACATCCGCAAGATCATGAAGACAGGTGGCACCAACACGGAGAAGCTGGAGAAGCTAATGGTCAAAATTGGGGTCTTCTCCATCCTCTACACCGTGCCTGCCACCTGCGTCATTGTGTGCTACGTGTATGAACGCCTCAACATGGACTTCTGGCGCCTTCGGGCCACGGAGCAGCCATGCTCCCCGGCCAGCATGCCCGGTGGCCGAAGGGACTGCTCACTGAAAGGGGGCTCCGTGCCCACCGTGGCTGTATTTATGCTCAAAATCTTCATGTCACTGGTGGTGGGCATCACCAGCGGTGTCTGGGTATGGAGCTCCAAGACTTTCCAGACCTGGCAGAGCCTCTGCCACCGCAAGATGGCAGCGGGCCGGGCCCGGGCAAAAGCCTGCCGGGCCCCTGGGGGCTATGGTCGTGGCACCCACTGCCACTATAAGGCCCCCACTGTGGTCTTGCACATGACTAAGACGGACCCCTCTCTGGAGAACCCCACACACCTCTAG
- the FZD9 gene encoding frizzled-9 isoform X2, with translation MCRGIGYNLTRMPNLLGHTSQGEAAAELAEFAPLVQYGCHSHLRFFLCSLYAPMCTDQVSTPIPACRPMCEQARLRCAPIMEQFNFGWPDSLDCARLPTRNDPHALCMEAPENATAGPAEPHKGLGMLPVAPRPARPPGDAAPDPGGGGTCENPEKFQYVEKSRSCAPRCGPGVEVFWSRRDKDFALVWMAVWSALCFFSTAFTVLTFLLEPHRFQYPERPIIFLSMCYNVYSLAFLIRAVAGAQSVACDQEAGALYVIQEGLENTGCTLVFLLLYYFGMASSLWWVVLTLTWFLAAGKKWGHEAIEAHGSYFHMAAWGLPALKTIVILTLRKVAGDELTGLCYVASMDAAALTGFVLVPLSCYLVLGTSFLLTGFVALFHIRKIMKTGGTNTEKLEKLMVKIGVFSILYTVPATCVIVCYVYERLNMDFWRLRATEQPCSPASMPGGRRDCSLKGGSVPTVAVFMLKIFMSLVVGITSGVWVWSSKTFQTWQSLCHRKMAAGRARAKACRAPGGYGRGTHCHYKAPTVVLHMTKTDPSLENPTHL, from the coding sequence ATGTGTCGCGGCATCGGCTACAACCTGACCCGCATGCCCAACTTGCTGGGCCACACGTCGCAGGGCGAGGCGGCCGCCGAGCTGGCCGAGTTTGCGCCTCTCGTGCAGTACGGCTGCCACAGCCACCTGCGCTTCTTCCTGTGCTCGCTCTACGCGCCCATGTGCACTGACCAGGTCTCGACGCCCATCCCCGCCTGCCGGCCCATGTGCGAGCAAGCGCGCCTGCGCTGCGCGCCCATCATGGAGCAGTTCAACTTCGGCTGGCCGGACTCGCTCGACTGCGCCAGGCTGCCCACGCGCAACGACCCTCACGCGCTCTGCATGGAGGCGCCGGAGAACGCCACGGCCGGCCCGGCAGAGCCCCACAAGGGCCTGGGCATGCTGCCCGTGGCGCCGCGGCCCGCACGGCCCCCCGGAGACGCAGCCCCGGACCCAGGCGGCGGGGGCACCTGCGAGAACCCCGAGAAGTTCCAGTACGTGGAGAAGAGCCGCTCGTGCGCGCCGCGCTGCGGGCCGGGTGTCGAAGTGTTCTGGTCGCGACGTGACAAGGACTTCGCACTCGTCTGGATGGCCGTGTGGTCAGCTCTGTGCTTCTTCTCCACGGCCTTCACCGTACTCACCTTCCTGCTGGAGCCTCACCGCTTCCAGTACCCCGAGCGCCCCATCATCTTCCTCTCGATGTGCTACAACGTCTACTCGCTGGCCTTTCTCATCCGCGCTGTGGCCGGGGCCCAGAGCGTGGCCTGCGACCAGGAGGCGGGTGCGCTCTACGTGATCCAGGAGGGCCTGGAGAACACTGGCTGCACGCTGGTCTTCTTGCTGCTCTACTACTTCGGTATGGCCAGTTCGCTGTGGTGGGTGGTGTTAACACTCACCTGGTTCCTGGCGGCCGGCAAGAAATGGGGCCACGAAGCCATTGAGGCCCACGGCAGCTACTTCCACATGGCGGCCTGGGGCCTCCCGGCCCTCAAGACTATTGTTATCCTGACGCTGCGCAAGGTGGCCGGGGACGAGCTGACTGGGCTCTGCTACGTGGCCAGCATGGACGCAGCAGCACTCACCGGCTTCGTACTGGTGCCCCTCTCCTGCTACTTGGTGCTGGGCACCAGCTTCCTCCTGACTGGCTTCGTGGCCCTCTTCCACATCCGCAAGATCATGAAGACAGGTGGCACCAACACGGAGAAGCTGGAGAAGCTAATGGTCAAAATTGGGGTCTTCTCCATCCTCTACACCGTGCCTGCCACCTGCGTCATTGTGTGCTACGTGTATGAACGCCTCAACATGGACTTCTGGCGCCTTCGGGCCACGGAGCAGCCATGCTCCCCGGCCAGCATGCCCGGTGGCCGAAGGGACTGCTCACTGAAAGGGGGCTCCGTGCCCACCGTGGCTGTATTTATGCTCAAAATCTTCATGTCACTGGTGGTGGGCATCACCAGCGGTGTCTGGGTATGGAGCTCCAAGACTTTCCAGACCTGGCAGAGCCTCTGCCACCGCAAGATGGCAGCGGGCCGGGCCCGGGCAAAAGCCTGCCGGGCCCCTGGGGGCTATGGTCGTGGCACCCACTGCCACTATAAGGCCCCCACTGTGGTCTTGCACATGACTAAGACGGACCCCTCTCTGGAGAACCCCACACACCTCTAG